In a single window of the Acyrthosiphon pisum isolate AL4f chromosome X, pea_aphid_22Mar2018_4r6ur, whole genome shotgun sequence genome:
- the LOC100570792 gene encoding transmembrane and ubiquitin-like domain-containing protein 2 — protein MALVEGFGGEVNQFFGVLFVVVLIVLIWMTPQVDEMQIFRDDVFILERRTRRRHHDATRAAPLVPNQSISEQSATETVPLNDVIQTNSTLSNDNPENKNYNPVATKSDVTEQFNDTNDIDNEPQIYEDSIRIRLKYLNDNCRLVQGRLQETIGVFKRRHFTNELTSNNIIHLIFQGKVLHYDEASLSSCGLHDNCVVLYSIHQPRPTANAQQSPDPVNQDTAEQPLPNTIRHGHHQPWGPDQLEWNFETFLTALDSLCMSLYVANFLQSQTSFSTGTQAIITAIFFFAKFLTDLIYNEE, from the exons ATGGCGTTAGTAGAGGGTTTTGGTGGTGAAGTTAATCAGTTTTTTGGTGTACTGTTCGTTGTTGTGCTAATCGTATTGATATGGATGACTCCACAAGTGGACGAAATGCAAATATTTCGTgatgatgtttttattttggaaagGCGTACAAGAAGACGACACCATGATGCTACAAGGGCTGCACCTTTAGTTCCTAATCAATCTATta gcGAACAATCAGCAACGGAAACCGTTCCATTAAATGATGTGATTCAAACAAATTCAACTTTAAGCAATGATAatcctgaaaataaaaattataatcctGTTGCTACAAAAAGTGATGTGACTGAACAGTTCAATGATACCAATGATATTGATAATGAACCACAAATATATGAGGACTCTATAAGAATACgacttaagtatttaaatgACAATTGTCGTTTAGTTCAAGGCAGGTTACAAGAAACTATTGGAGTTTTCaaaag gagaCATTTTACTAATGAGTTAACATCCAATAACATTATTCATTTGATATTTCAAGGAAAGGTATTACATTATGATGAAGCTTCACTGAGTAGTTGTGGTCTTCATGATAATTGTGTTGTACTCTATTCTATACATCAGCCACGTCCTACAGCTAATGCTCAGCAATCCCCTGATCCTGTAAACCAAGATACTGCTGAGCAACCACTGCCAAACACTATACGTCATGGTCATCATCAACCTTGGGGTCCAGATCAACTTGAATGGAactttgaaacatttttaactgcTTTAGACTCATTATGTATGTCATTATATGTTGCTAACTTTCTCCAGTCTCAAACATCGTTCTCTACGGGTACACAGGCAATAATaactgcaattttttttttcgccaaATTTTTAACTGATTTGATTTACAATGAAGAGTAA
- the LOC100166855 gene encoding digestive cysteine proteinase 3-like, with translation MTAAIQLIFGSLLLNSATALWPIREYFASGDETLPGVPKWSSSYSVEGDIFIPFAEVHEPFKAWYDSDSSNSRIDYHHGMAKTYQLSNKGSFGSYLKIVPVTTETKTNTLKCLEVNGSDEFHILPQSTLPDLSDFRFVSESLEDGIVVEKWVYIKRVEKTVRKYIMWLYRKDDIAYPMKFQMNGFNSVFLSHFDDYTIVYKHFTPVKPNPRIFNVDELKCESLSGPDTNHIYDFNPMIEFINNYGEYIDSTFEEFKRKHNKNYPNDTIIHFDRKNIFRQNLRYIRSKNRANVGYTLAVNHLADYSSTELKSMLGYRKLSDDEYNGGEPFPYNKTDFQNLPSEIDWRISGAVTAVKDQSICGSCWSFSTIGTIEGAYFIKYRERKNFSEQALVDCSLGFGNDGCDGGEDFRAYSWIEKHGLPTEEEYGPYLFSGGVCHIANISNGNLTKITSFVNVTTYDEEALKIALVNEGPISIAIYASLKTFFFYSNGVYYDKECCNNPLELNHAVLLVGYGTLDGHPYWLVKNSWSTHWGNSGYILISRRDNNCGVLTSPTYVIL, from the exons ATGACCGCCGCCATCCAACTGATTTTCGGTTCGTTGCTGCTCAACTCGGCCACAGCGCTATGGCCGATCCGCGAGTACTTCGCGTCCGGCGATGAAACACTAC ccgGTGTACCAAAATGGAGTTCAAGTTATTCTGTAGAAGGTGACATATTTATTCCATTTGCTGAGGTCCATGAACCATTTAAGGCTTGGTACGATTCAGACTCCAGCAACAGTCGCATTGACTATCATcatg gAATGGCAAAAACATATCAACTGTCTAATAAAGGCTCTTTTGGCTCATATCTTAAAATTGTTCCTGTTACTAccgaaacaaaaacaaacactCTAAAGTGTTTGGAAGTGAATGGATCtgatgaatttcatattttacctCAATCAACTCTTCCAGACTTAAGCGATTTTAGG tttgtcAGCGAAAGTTTAGAAGATGGTATTGTAGTTGAAAAATGGGTTTATATTAAAAGAGTGGAAAAAAcagttagaaaatatataatgtggtTGTATAGAAAA GATGATATTGCTTATCCAATGAAGTTTCAAATGAATGGATTTAATTCAGTATTTCTATCACATTTTGATGACTACACTATcgtttacaaacattttacacCAGTGAAGCCTAATCCACGCATTTTCAACGTTGATG AATTAAAATGTGAATCTTTGTCTGGACCTGACACAAaccatatttatgattttaatccTATGATAgagtttataaataactatggAGAATATATAGATTCCACATTTGAAGAATTTAAACgtaaacataacaaaaattatcctaatgatacaattatacattttgacagaaaaaatattttccgtcAAAACTTAAG atatattcGTTCAAAAAATCGAGCTAATGTTGGTTATACACTCGCTGTTAATCATTTGGCTGACTATTCCAGCACAGAACTTAAATCAATGTTAGGTTATAGAAAATTAAGTGATGACGAATATAATGGTGGAGAACCTTTTCCTTACAATAAGACTGATTTTCAAAACCTACCGTCAGAAATTGATTGGAGGATTTCTGGTGCTGTAACAGCTGTTAAAG atcAATCAATTTGTGGTTCATGTTGGAGTTTTAGTACTATTGGTACCATCGAAGGagcatatttcataaaatatcgtGAACGCAAAAATTTTTCTGAACAG gCTTTGGTAGACTGCAGTTTGGGTTTTGGTAATGATGGATGTGATGGCGGAGAAGATTTTCGTGCTTATTCTTGGATTGAGAAGCATGGCTTACCAACTGAAGAAGAGTACGGTCCATACCTTTTCTC ggGTGGTGTCTGTCATATAGCTAACATATCAAATGGGAATCTTACAAAAATTACTAGTTTTGTGAATGTTACAACTTATGATGAAGAAGCATTAAAAATTGCTTTAGTCAATGAAGGTCCTATTTCTATTGCCATTTATGCTtcactaaaaacatttttcttctaCTCGAATGGTGTTTACTATGATAAAGAATGTT gtaataATCCATTGGAGTTGAATCATGCTGTGTTGTTGGTGGGCTATGGTACATTAGACGGCCATCCATACTGGCTGGTGAAAAACTCATGGTCAACTCATTGGGGTAATAGTGGTTACATCCTTATATCTCGTAGGGATAACAATTGTGGTGTTCTCACTAGTCCAACATATGTTATTTTGTAG